Below is a genomic region from Raphanus sativus cultivar WK10039 chromosome 4, ASM80110v3, whole genome shotgun sequence.
tcatatttaagaaataaaacaGTTTTCTTATAATGTTTACAGTTACAgccttttttaaaaatacaacgtTACATTTAAACATCTCtctatatattctttttattatttgtatcagaagaaaagaaagattttgAAGGAAAATATAATAAGGATACAAAGAGAGTGAATAAGGGAAGGAATCATAATAATATCACATGATGGAGCAGCTTTGTGGGTTCTCTTCGCTGAAGTAATCGCATCTGTTGAGGTTGCATTGTCGGTAACTAGGTGGTGGTCCTCCTCCCCAGCTGTCATAGACAGGTCGGCCATAAGTCTCGTACTGATGCTGTGGTGGCTGCGGCATTCCGTATCCACTGAACGCTGGCCCACCTCCAAAACCGTCATAGTATGATGGCCCATAATACATAGCTGCTACTGGTTGCCCCTGTGACATCATCGGCATCGCTTGTGGTGGTGGTCCAGCCTGCTTTGGTGCTGCAGCAGGTGCCTGTGCCTGCTGTGCAGGAGCTGGTGCGGCGGGTTTAGCCGCTGCCGGTTTGTCGGATTCTTTGGGTTTCTCTGCTTGCTTAGGCTTCTCAGCTTCCTTCGGTTTTTCAGCCTGTTTAGGCTTTTCAGACTCTTTGGGCTTTTCAGGTTGCTTAGGCTTCTCGCCGGCCTCTTTGGGCTTCTCGGCGGGTTTGGGAGCATCTTTGGGCTTTTGGGCAGGAGGAGGCTGAGCTTGTGGCTGAGGCTGAGGCGGTTTGGGTGGCTGGACGATCTCGATGGTCTTGATAGAGCCACCACCTTTAGAACAGAGTTTGTCCATGATCTTCTCAGGGCTGCAGCAGACCACCTTGATGATGACTAtgttggacttctcatcaaacAGTTGGTCTCTGATTTCTCTTGTTCAAAACCCACACAAATCATCATCCACTCAGTCCATTTCCTCAATCAAATCAAACAACTAATAATCCACAAGAatcttttttgagaaaaagacAGAAGGAACTCACGAGGGATCTGGCAAAGAACCTTCTTGACCTTCTTGTAACACTTGGCACACTCAAGATCCACCTTCAACTTCATCATAGttacctgtttttttttttttttggatattgaCATCATTAAAATCCTCAGATTCTCTTATTAGTGGTAAAAGTGGAAACAACACACTTCACGTTTCTAAGCATCTAATTACTGAGACAGAACTGATTCGTTCTCTGTCTGACACAAagtaagaaagaaagagagattcTCTTATCACTTGCACGAGTTTTACCTTTATAAAATGGTTTGATCGCATTATTTTAGTCCATACCAAACCAACATATCtcacaaatacaaaaaatatattttataaacaagaaATGAGCAGAAAAGGAGAGAATCAAAAGCTCCACAAGATAGTTAATTCTTAAGACCCACCCACGTACATAAACCACAACTTTCTCTGTCTACTgaaagtaaaacaaaacaagaatgagagagagaagaaagctACCTTCTCCTTCCCCTTCTCGGCCATGGCTTGGAACGGAGAGCTGAGATCTTAGATCTGACGGTGGCTTAGACTCTACTTCAAGATAGAGAGAGATGGGTGGTGGTAAGTGTAGCCTTTTATATAAACACAGACTCAAACCATATTCAACTAATGGCAGCACGACACGCGTATGGTTTTATCGAAAACTCTGTCAATCTCTTTTTGTTGTCTGTATTATTTtcttggttttatttttaaaaagaaaaaaatggtgaAGGTACAATAATGCATCACTGAAGAAAACCTTTTCACATCACTAACTTTCATAGTTGCCATTTATTGACCTGACCTATTTTtcattcttatttttctttttagttttattacaTTAATTCACATGAAAAGTTTAAATGAACTATTTAAAGCACCAGTCGGCGGctatttcatttaatatattagtattaTCAGACTGAAATTCTTAAATTAAAGTACATATacaattttattgttatttgtattattttattttataagaatctTATTAAGAATCTTGTCAGCTATTTCATTTGAAATATTACTAGATTGACAATAACCcattttttgttaattagtGTATGTATTGCCATGTCGGTGTTCTCATTCTTTTTTTGACTGAACGGTGTTCTCATTCTGCCTCCGGTGAAACTCTCTTtgtctccttttctctcttatttttattttgtggagATTTGCTGTATAAAAATGGTAGAGAATCTCTGTAAATGTTAGTTCAACTCCAGTTCTAGTAGTTTAACCACTCCAACTTCTACATTATAGTATATCACTAAGAAACAAATAGAACAATCATCATCACCAATTGATCATACCTAAGAAGAAA
It encodes:
- the LOC108855871 gene encoding pollen-specific leucine-rich repeat extensin-like protein 1 is translated as MAEKGKEKVTMMKLKVDLECAKCYKKVKKVLCQIPQIRDQLFDEKSNIVIIKVVCCSPEKIMDKLCSKGGGSIKTIEIVQPPKPPQPQPQAQPPPAQKPKDAPKPAEKPKEAGEKPKQPEKPKESEKPKQAEKPKEAEKPKQAEKPKESDKPAAAKPAAPAPAQQAQAPAAAPKQAGPPPQAMPMMSQGQPVAAMYYGPSYYDGFGGGPAFSGYGMPQPPQHQYETYGRPVYDSWGGGPPPSYRQCNLNRCDYFSEENPQSCSIM